A genomic segment from Malus domestica chromosome 05, GDT2T_hap1 encodes:
- the LOC103436319 gene encoding sterol 3-beta-glucosyltransferase UGT80A2-like, which yields MLIVGTRGDVQPFVAIGKRLQEYGHRVRLATHANFKDFVLTAGLEFYPLGGDPKVLAGYMVKNKGFLPSGPSEIRRVLRRPRTSEGDDPDPSGAHQHGPQIHLLQVLARPAYPPKVLSPPRPQSPPVGQP from the exons ATGCTTATCGTCGGCACACGAGGAGATGTGCAGCCGTTTGTTGCCATTGGAAAGCGATTGCAG GAATATGGCCATAGGGTTAGGCTAGCAACTCATGCAAATTTCAAAGATTTTGTCCTTACTGCTGGGTTGGAGTTCTATCCTTTAGGTGGAGATCCAAAGGTTCTTGCTGGTT ATATGGTCAAGAATAAAGGTTTTTTGCCATCAGGACCTTCGGAAATTCGCCGTGTGCTTCGGCGACCTCGAACAAGTGAAGGCGATGATCCTGATCCAAGTGGAGCTCACCAACATGGACCTCAAATCCATCTCCTCCAGGTCCTTGCCCGACCCGCATACCCTCCGAAAGTCCTCTCACCTCCTCGGCCCCAAAGTCCTCCAG TTGGACAACCATAA